Within the Malus sylvestris chromosome 4, drMalSylv7.2, whole genome shotgun sequence genome, the region ttcctataaatacctaaaccattcattcaccattcctcacaaaattttcaccattcctacaccatttcaattctcatattttctttcctctttcaaaaatctatcattcaattttttcaataattttcaaatggccttgtctgcaatgaaaggtagggcttggacctgaaaagaagatgaggctctttgcaaggcttatagatgggtgtcggaagatagtgtgagggggaattgtcaaacaaatgacggtgtttggactcgtgtgtccaaaaaatacttagagttctatGAAGGCACCACTCCACTGAATATCCGAAACcacgagagttgttcttcaagatggaagaaacatctttAGCCAAGTTTaaacaaatggcatcaagcattGTTAATAGccgcaagtagacatgaaagcggcgcTAATTACTACGACaaagtaagtgttttcacaatttattttaaatatttaattatattacatttaatttcataaattaatttcctttaatttttgtaattatattttctaggtatgCCAAGCgcaggaattgtatatggagagCAGCAGTTTCacagttgttgggaaatttgtaaagggtggatgttatttgaagatccacctcaacatagagCTCATACGCCGGTGATCGAAACTGCATCCTCAGTTGCAAATatggatgaagatggatctcctaccattcaacaaataagggtagaaaatccgtcTTCGCGTGAAGGTTCCATACCTAGGGCTATGAGACGAAACAAGGCACGAAGGTtaaaggaaaagggcaaggcaaatgATCATTACAccgctcaacatgaagtggcggCCTCATTGCGATTAATGGTGAAGCAAAATGCCCTTGAGGCGGAAGAAAGGAAGTGTAGGCATGAAGAAcgggccaaacaaatacaagaagagatggatgataagaatatggaaaggaacacttcgaattacactccaatgagtaaggcctattttgattggaaaaaagaaaaagaaactatGACTCGGCGGCAATTGTTTACctctgactatactcctacaatggcgcatgatgaagatgatgttgattatggatattaaat harbors:
- the LOC126617866 gene encoding uncharacterized protein LOC126617866 — its product is MLFEDPPQHRAHTPVIETASSVANMDEDGSPTIQQIRVENPSSREGSIPRAMRRNKARRLKEKGKANDHYTAQHEVAASLRLMVKQNALEAEERKCRHEERAKQIQEEMDDKNMERNTSNYTPMSKAYFDWKKEKETMTRRQLFTSDYTPTMAHDEDDVD